The sequence AGATCACAGAGCGCTTCGAGGACAGTCGCCAATGGAGTAGTTCGCTCAGGGCGATCGCGCATTGTCGTCTTGAGATGCGCGAGTTTCGGCATCGGGTTTTCGGCGCCAATGCGCTGCCAGTTGAAGTGTGGATCGACTCATTCGAGGATGCGGTCGCTTTCATTGGAAAACAGCGCGATGCGGCGCGGTTTCTATCACTTCTGGATATGACACGGGCTCGCGAGCCTCGCCTCGTTCCGTGGTTTGCGAAAAGGCCGCTGAGGGCGCTTGAGCTTGCTGAAGTGTGGGATCGCCTCGTGGACGTGTGCGTTTGGCTGAAGGCGCATCCGCGGCCCGGGGTGTATCTGCGGCAGATCGATATCGCGGATGTACACACCAAATTCATTGAAGCACATCGTGGTGTGCTCGCCGAGTTGCTGGATTGTGTATTGCCCGTGGACTCGGTGGACCCCGCACGAGCCGGGCTCAGCCAGTTCGCAGCACGCTATGGATTGAGAGAAAAACCATTGCGTATCCGCTTCCGCGTGCTGGATGCGAAGAAGGCTCTATTTCATCCCGCCAGCACCGAACAGGACGTTACACTGGACGCCGCCAGTTTTGCTCGCCTGGACATCGACGTTAGCCGGATTTTTATCACGGAAAACGAGATTAATTTTCTGGCGTTTCCGCCGGTTGATGACAGCATGGTTGTCTTCGGTGCGGGATATGGTTTTGAAATGCTCGCAAACGCCAGCTGGCTTTTGCGTCGACGCATTTGTTACTGGGGGGATATAGACACGCATGGGTTCGCGATTCTCGATCAGCTGCGCCATCAGTTTGATCACGTCGAATCGTTCTTGATGGACCGGGAGACGCTGTTGGCGTTCCAGTCGCAATGGGATCGGGAGGACAAGCAGACGTTGCGGGATTTGCCACGTCTGACCCAGGACGAGCGGGCGGTATATGACGATCTGCGCGATAACCGTTTGCGCAAGAATCTGAGGCTGGAGCAGGAGAAGATCAGTTTCGGGTGGGTTGAGGCGGCGCTGCGAAAGATGTGATCGCTGTCGCAACGTCAAAGCAGGATTTGTTGTCTTGGTTATCGGATACCGTCTCAGAGATGGCGGGATAGCACCCTGTCCTATTGCTGATCTTTCTGCTTCACTTCGTCGACGGTGGACTGCAGTGTCTTCTGCGTCAATCGATGCTGCTTCCGCAGCACTTTGTTGTAAAAATCGATTCGCACTGCCGATGCGTTGACAACACTTAGGCGCGTCGCTTATCTTCGACTCGCGGGACGGCTGGTCAAGCTTGCCAAGGTTCGGGCCGTAATCGTTCCAGGCACTACGGGGCTACCCCGTGGATCAGAATGACCTCCGCAGTTCGTCGCATGAGCGTGCCTTGCGCGTTGCGCAAATGAGCTCACGCAGCACAAGACGCGTTGACTGGCCGCCCCGCCCCCCTCTCTTTGCTCTATGTCGTCATCTTCTCTGCAGTTTGTCACCTACGCGATCGCCGATGCCATGTTGGCCGGGCCGCCCGAGGCCGCCACGATGGTCGAGCGGATGACGTTTGTGTTGGGTGAATCCGCGGAGTGGATGAATCGGTTGGCGCGCAGGGTTGCGAAGCGATTTGGTTCGCGGTGGGATAGCGTCGACAGTAAAGAATTGTCGAAGGTTGTTGCTGAGAACGCGGGGTTTGTCGCGGCGTGGAGGGGTGAGAGCCGGCCGAGGGTTTTGCGTGTGTTGCCTCGTCCGCCTGTTCAGCGGCCAGCTCCCCCGTGGTTGCATGATCCGGTGCTGCCGCAGTTGCCGACGCTCGGTGACTTGGCCGAGTGGCTGGTAATCGAGCCGGACGAACTGGATTGGTTTGCTGATCGCTGGCGTGTGCCTGCTCAAGATGCGGGGACGCGGCTTCATCACTATTCGTACAAAGTGGTCGAGAAACGCGACGGACGGTGCCGGATTATCGAAGTTCCTAAGTCGCGATTGCGGGCTTTGCAGAGGAAAGTGCTTCAGGGCTTACTCGATCGGGTGCCTGCTCACGATGTGGTGCATGGTTTTCGAAGTGGGCGGAATACGGTTACTTTCGCGGCGCCACATGCGGGTAAAGCGGTTGTGATTCGGTTCGATTTGATGGATTTTTTTACTTCTGTGCATGCGGGACGCGTTTACTCCGTGATACGTGCTTTGGGTTATCCGTTGGAGGTTGCGCGGGCGTTGACTGCACTGTGTACCAATCGGGTACCGAGTGGCCGTCTGCTGGCGCCGGATGTGCGGGACAGGATCGATTGGCAAGAGCGGCAACGGTATCGAAACCGGCATTTGCCGCAGGGGGCGCCGACTTCGCCGGCGTTGGCGAATTTGTGTGCTTTCCGTTTGGATCTTAGGCTGGCTGGGCTGGCGCGGTCTCTCGGCGCGACATATACGCGCTATGCCGATGATCTGGCGTTGTCCGGTGGTGACGATCTCGCGAGGAAGGCGGAACGGCTTGAGATTCGTGTGGCGGCGATTGCTATTGAGGAAGGTTTTGCGGTCAATCTAAGGAAGACACGGGTGATGCGGCGGGGTGCGAGGCAGCATCTGGCTGGCGTTGTGGTGAACAGCCATCCGAATCTGGCGCGGACGGAGTTTGATGCGTTGAAAGCCGTGCTCACAAATTGCGTGAGACAGGGGCCAGCTTCGCAAAATCGCGAGGGACATGCGGATTTTCGGGCGCATCTTGCCGGTCGCGTCGCGCATGCCGCGATGCTGAACGCGGCAAGGGGCGCGAAGCTGAAAGGGATCTTCGATCGAATCGTGTGGTGTCGGAATCATCCCGTCGATGCTGGATCCGGCACATAACCGCGCATAATGCCAGCCGTTCAGCGGCAAAAGATCCACAGTCCGTAGCTGGAACTATCGCCCTTTCGCTTCTTGCCTTTCGATGTTTTTTCAGGTTGATGCTGGTCGGGTCGGCCCACCCAAACGTCTCGAAGATCCGCTCCGATAGCGCGATAAACGACTTGTCTTTCCGATAAGCCGACACTGCAAAAAACAACAGAACAAGTGCAGGGAAAAGCGACGTCACACCCAGAAAATAGAACTTTTGCAGCAATGTTAGGGTGGGCGCTTTAACGAAGAACAGGAAGCTCATCACCGGGACCCAGATGATCAACAAGGTGGAGCAGATCTTCACCGAGGTCTTCAGATACGCCTCGCGCCCACTCGTACAGTGCGGGTAGCCGCGGTCGCGTAGGTTGGCCTTCAATAGGTTCTCAAGCTCGGGCAGGTCGAGAAGCTCCAAGCGCGCCACTAGCTCTTTGCTGATCCGCAGCGCAGCGGCGGCCGTCCGAACCTGCAACAGGTTATCGCGTCGCACCTGGTCGCGGGTTTGCTGCCAGTCGCGCAGTGCGAGGTAGCGCTCTGCGATTACTGGTGCTTCCTGCAGAAAAAGTCCACCTGTCGTGAACGATAGGCGGTAGCGATCAGTCGTCATCGTTGCCTTACGCTAAAGGCCATAGGCCTGCTCTCGATTGTTGCTTCATCCAAGCGTTGACACCCGCGCGCAAAGGCACCACGCATGCAATGGAGACAAAAAACCCCGGCAGCCTTGAGCTATCGGGGTTTCTGGTGGGCCTTTGCAGACGTTTGGAAGATATTTGATGTTCGAAGGAGGATCCCCCACGACCTCCTGCGCCCTACTGCAATACGATCCCATTTTGAATCAAGTCACTTATATGTGAATGCTCTCAATTATTCTGGCATCCTACTGAAGGGAGACAGAATTCGTTAGACTGGCCTCCCCTATTAATCAATAACTTGCTAACTTTTTCGGCCCAATCGTTTTCAGTACCCGAACCGAATTAGTTGGACTACCCGGATTTGTGTCGCGAATTCGTTAGACTGAGTCACCCACCCAAAAAATGCGCTGATTGAGCGTTCGCGGCCTTCGCCGATTGCACATCAGCGTTTCTCAGATGGGTTGGATGCCCGGCTGCCAACGTGCTCCAGATTGCTACCTTACGTATGGAGCGCGTGATGAATAACGCTCGCCGTTGCGTTGCCTGTGGCAGCCTCTTCCATCCTTTGTCTCACATCCCAAATCAACGATTCTGTTCTGCCCCGGGCTGCCAGCGAGAGCGACGCCGACGTTGGCAACAGCAGCGACTTCGAAGTGATCCCGACTACCGTGACAACCAGGCGCGGGCGCAGGCCAAATGGCGCGCTCGTCGCCCGGACTACTGGCGTCAATACCGCGCGACGCACCCGGCCTATCGGGAGCGCAATTGCGCGATGCAATGAGAGCGGAATGCGCGACGAAGTTCCAGTCCAGTTGCAAACATGGACGCGTCACCGCCTTTACACCCGCTCGCGTCGGGCTTCTACATACTGCGCCGTGCGGTCGAAACGGGCATTGCAAAGATGAACGCGTGCACCGTCCATATCGCCGTGCTGTCGACACCAAACGGGCCACCCATACGTGATTGCAAAGAGATGACGTGATCGACTTCCGCGCCACGCAGCTACCTTTGCCTTGTACCCGCTCTGAATCAGACACCACCGCAGTTGCGACGCGGTTGCGTTTCGAAAGTGACGATCTGCGTGTCCGACGCTATGCCGGACACGCAAGCTCAGGGGAGCGAGGATTCGAAGCAGCGGGAGCAGGACCGTGTCACTCGATCACATAGGCGATACCGTCGTCGCGGAGGCCCCCTCGGTCCGGGCAGCTGAATACGTTCGGATGTCGACTGAGCACCAGCAGTACTCGACTGAGAACCAGCGGGACAGGATCCGGGAGTACGCCGTGCGGCGCGGTCTCGAGATCGTTCGCACCTACGCCGACGAGGGTAAAAGCAGTCTGCGTATCGACGGGCGGCAGGCGCTTCAGCAACTGATCAAGGACGTTGAAAGCGGCCACGCGAATTTTCACGTGATCCTCGTCTATGACGTGAGTCGCTGGGGGCGATTCCAGGACGCGGATGAAAGTGCGTACTACGAGTATGTCTGCCGGCGCGTCGGCATCCAGGTTGCCTACTGCGCCGAACAGTTCGAAAACGACGGCTCGCCGGTATCCACCATCGTGAAAGGAGTGAAGCGGGCAATGGCCGGTGAATACAGCCGGGAATTGTCGGCCCCCGAGAGCGAAATCCGGATTATCAATCTCATCTACAACTGGTTTGTCGACGGGTCATTAAATGAATACGAGATTGCGGCCCGGTTAAATGGTATGCGTGTTCGCACAAATCTCGACCGGGAATGGACACGAGCGACTGTACGGGAGGTACTGACCAACGAGAAATACATCGGCAATAACGTCTACAACCGCGTGTCGTTCAAACTCAAGAAAATGCGCGTCGTCAATACACCGGACATGTGGATCCGGAAGGAAGGTGCGTTCCAGTCTATCGTACCGAGTGAGACGTTTTACACGGCACAGGGCATCATGCGGGCGCGCGCCCGGCGATACTCGAATGAGGAGCTCATCGAGCGTCTGCGCGACCTGTACCGCAACCGTGGTTTCCTGTCCGGCCTGGTTATCGACGAAACTGATGGCATGCCATCGAGCTCCGTTTATATGTACAGATTCGGCAGCCTGATCCGCGCATACCAGACCGTAGGTTTCACGCCTGGTCGCGACTACCGCTATCTCGAAACCAGCCGGTTCCTCCGTCAGCTACACCCGAAATCATCGCGCAGACGGAGAAGAAGATCGCCGATCTCGGTGGCACGATGCTACGCGATCCAGCCACAGATATGCTCACCGTCAACAATGAGTTCACTACCTGCCTAGTTCTCGCGCGTTGCCAGACACACGAAAATGGGCGGCATCACTGGAAGGTCCGGTTTGACACGAGCCTGCTGCCGGACATCACGGTAGCAGTTAGGCTCGACCACGCGAATTCCGCGGCGCTCGATTATTACCTCCTGCCGCGCCTGGATTTCGCCCAGCCGCGTATCAGCCTCGCCGATCAGAACAGGATTGAGTTCGAGAGCTACCGTTTTGACACGCTTGATTATCTCTATGGCA comes from Burkholderia sp. GAS332 and encodes:
- a CDS encoding RNA-directed DNA polymerase, with product MVERMTFVLGESAEWMNRLARRVAKRFGSRWDSVDSKELSKVVAENAGFVAAWRGESRPRVLRVLPRPPVQRPAPPWLHDPVLPQLPTLGDLAEWLVIEPDELDWFADRWRVPAQDAGTRLHHYSYKVVEKRDGRCRIIEVPKSRLRALQRKVLQGLLDRVPAHDVVHGFRSGRNTVTFAAPHAGKAVVIRFDLMDFFTSVHAGRVYSVIRALGYPLEVARALTALCTNRVPSGRLLAPDVRDRIDWQERQRYRNRHLPQGAPTSPALANLCAFRLDLRLAGLARSLGATYTRYADDLALSGGDDLARKAERLEIRVAAIAIEEGFAVNLRKTRVMRRGARQHLAGVVVNSHPNLARTEFDALKAVLTNCVRQGPASQNREGHADFRAHLAGRVAHAAMLNAARGAKLKGIFDRIVWCRNHPVDAGSGT
- a CDS encoding Putative inner membrane protein, whose amino-acid sequence is MTTDRYRLSFTTGGLFLQEAPVIAERYLALRDWQQTRDQVRRDNLLQVRTAAAALRISKELVARLELLDLPELENLLKANLRDRGYPHCTSGREAYLKTSVKICSTLLIIWVPVMSFLFFVKAPTLTLLQKFYFLGVTSLFPALVLLFFAVSAYRKDKSFIALSERIFETFGWADPTSINLKKHRKARSERAIVPATDCGSFAAERLALCAVMCRIQHRRDDSDTTRFDRRSLSASRPLPRSASRHARRDRQDAPENPHVPRDFAKLAPVSRNL